Proteins encoded in a region of the Candidatus Hydrogenedentota bacterium genome:
- the obgE gene encoding GTPase ObgE, with translation MLVDRARIKVVAGAGGNGCCAFRREKYVPRGGPSGGDGGDGGGVYFVADEQLASLLDVKYHSVWKAGRGEHGQGSDCHGRTGEDAIVRVPPGTVVRDYNTGEIVADLVEPGRRFLAARGGRGGKGNARFVTSTDRAPRFAELGEPGEEREYLLELKVIAEVGIVGLPNAGKSTFLAASTAARPKIDSYPFTTLSPNLGVAMLSGHRTLTLADIPGIIEGAAQGKGLGHDFLRHIERTRVLLFLIDLGDEDPLRTRGILENELAQHSPVFAERPRVYALNKADVPENRARFAGLAPLFGKPHCISAATGEGMDALLEELWAAVDRLRREPAIQEQEPGEMEYTYEPPFTVERLKNGFRIAGRRPLQAAQMTNFDNEAAVRHFHDRLKRMGVFRALKRMGAEAGQTIAIGDVEFEYHPD, from the coding sequence ATGCTGGTGGATCGCGCAAGGATCAAAGTCGTCGCCGGCGCCGGGGGCAACGGCTGTTGCGCCTTCCGGCGGGAGAAATATGTGCCCCGAGGCGGCCCCAGCGGCGGCGATGGGGGCGACGGGGGCGGCGTCTATTTCGTCGCGGACGAACAACTCGCTTCCCTGCTCGACGTGAAATACCATTCCGTCTGGAAGGCGGGGCGCGGCGAGCACGGCCAGGGCAGCGACTGCCACGGCCGGACGGGTGAAGACGCCATAGTCCGCGTGCCGCCCGGAACCGTGGTTCGCGACTACAACACAGGGGAGATTGTGGCCGATCTTGTCGAACCCGGCCGGCGTTTTCTCGCGGCCCGCGGGGGACGCGGAGGCAAGGGCAACGCCCGGTTTGTCACGTCCACGGACCGCGCGCCGCGTTTTGCGGAACTCGGCGAACCCGGCGAGGAACGCGAATATCTCCTCGAACTGAAAGTCATCGCGGAAGTCGGCATCGTGGGGTTGCCGAACGCCGGCAAATCCACCTTCCTTGCCGCTTCGACCGCCGCCCGGCCCAAGATTGACAGTTATCCGTTCACGACGCTTTCGCCCAATCTGGGCGTCGCCATGCTCTCCGGCCATCGCACGCTGACCCTTGCCGACATCCCCGGCATCATCGAGGGCGCCGCGCAAGGCAAGGGACTCGGCCACGATTTCCTGCGCCACATCGAACGGACCCGGGTGCTCTTGTTTCTCATCGATCTCGGCGACGAGGACCCCCTACGAACACGCGGCATCCTCGAAAACGAACTCGCACAGCACAGTCCTGTCTTCGCGGAACGTCCGCGCGTTTATGCGTTGAACAAAGCCGATGTGCCGGAGAACCGCGCGCGGTTCGCCGGGCTGGCGCCCCTGTTTGGAAAACCGCACTGCATTTCCGCCGCCACGGGCGAAGGAATGGACGCGTTGCTCGAGGAACTGTGGGCCGCCGTGGATCGTCTTCGGCGGGAACCGGCGATCCAAGAGCAGGAACCCGGGGAAATGGAGTATACTTACGAACCGCCGTTTACGGTCGAACGGCTCAAGAACGGTTTTCGGATCGCTGGACGACGGCCGTTGCAGGCCGCGCAGATGACCAATTTCGACAACGAGGCCGCCGTGCGGCATTTTCACGACCGCCTGAAACGGATGGGCGTGTTTCGCGCCCTCAAACGGATGGGCGCCGAAGCCGGACAAACCATTGCGATAGGGGATGTCGAATTTGAATACCATCCCGACTGA
- the rpmA gene encoding 50S ribosomal protein L27 encodes MAHKKSGGSARNGRDSNAQRLGIKKYGGQQVVAGNILVRQRGTKFHPGRNVGIGGDDTLFALADGVVHFRHQSKQRQCIDVLPAAKAE; translated from the coding sequence ATGGCGCACAAGAAATCGGGCGGCAGCGCGCGCAACGGCCGCGACAGCAACGCGCAGCGGCTGGGCATTAAAAAGTATGGCGGCCAGCAGGTCGTCGCGGGCAATATCCTGGTGCGGCAGCGCGGAACGAAATTCCATCCCGGCCGCAACGTGGGCATCGGCGGCGACGACACCCTGTTCGCGCTGGCGGACGGCGTCGTCCATTTCCGCCATCAGAGCAAGCAACGCCAGTGCATTGACGTGCTTCCCGCGGCCAAGGCCGAGTAG
- the rplU gene encoding 50S ribosomal protein L21, with protein MYAVVATGGKQEKVFVDDTIRVELIDAPVGETIELRPVRLLVKDDGIVSDPAALADAKVVCHVLKQGRGRKIRVYKRKRKNNYHRTQGHRQAFTELRVVEIAG; from the coding sequence ATGTACGCAGTAGTGGCAACCGGCGGCAAACAGGAAAAAGTATTCGTGGACGACACGATCCGCGTCGAATTGATTGACGCGCCGGTCGGCGAGACGATCGAGTTGCGTCCCGTGCGGCTTTTGGTCAAGGACGACGGCATCGTGAGCGATCCGGCGGCCCTGGCGGACGCCAAGGTGGTCTGTCATGTGCTGAAGCAGGGCCGCGGCCGCAAAATCCGCGTCTACAAGCGCAAGCGGAAGAACAATTACCACCGGACGCAGGGCCATCGCCAGGCGTTTACGGAACTCAGGGTCGTCGAGATCGCCGGTTGA
- a CDS encoding aspartate dehydrogenase, with protein MALMKVGLVGCGNIGADLCIALQKGTIPAEIVALTDIDENRAKVLQRTFQLNAAICALDENVSSSDFVIECAVAGAVRDVVEACLRHRRDCLVMSVGGLLQCSDLRDRAREAGIQVRIPSGALCGLDGIRAAMEAGLHSVTLTTRKPPKGLAGAPYLAERGISLDNLAEPLVIFEGNALDAFQSFPQNVNVAAALSLTGIGPKETRVRIIADPRATVNSHEVVAEGAFGRLQTVTENLPSPRNAKSSYLASLSACAELRAAAMAFAARRS; from the coding sequence ATGGCACTGATGAAAGTTGGACTGGTCGGCTGCGGCAACATCGGCGCCGACTTGTGCATAGCGTTGCAGAAGGGCACGATCCCGGCGGAAATCGTCGCGTTGACGGATATTGACGAAAACCGCGCGAAAGTGCTCCAGCGGACGTTCCAGTTGAACGCGGCCATTTGCGCGCTCGACGAAAACGTGTCGTCGTCGGACTTCGTCATCGAATGCGCGGTAGCCGGCGCGGTACGGGATGTCGTCGAGGCGTGCCTGCGCCATCGCAGGGACTGTCTGGTGATGAGCGTGGGCGGGCTGCTGCAATGTTCGGACCTTCGCGACCGCGCGCGGGAAGCCGGTATCCAGGTGCGGATTCCCTCCGGCGCTTTGTGCGGGCTGGACGGCATTCGCGCGGCGATGGAGGCGGGCCTGCACAGCGTGACGCTGACGACGCGGAAGCCGCCGAAGGGTTTGGCGGGCGCGCCGTATTTGGCGGAGCGCGGCATTTCGCTGGACAACCTCGCGGAGCCGCTCGTGATTTTCGAGGGAAACGCGCTGGATGCGTTCCAGTCCTTCCCGCAGAACGTGAACGTGGCGGCGGCGCTGAGTTTGACGGGCATCGGCCCAAAGGAAACGCGGGTGCGGATCATCGCGGACCCGCGGGCAACGGTCAACAGCCACGAGGTCGTGGCGGAAGGCGCCTTTGGGCGCCTGCAAACGGTAACGGAAAATCTGCCGTCGCCGCGCAACGCGAAGTCGAGTTATCTGGCCTCGCTGAGCGCGTGCGCGGAATTGCGCGCGGCGGCCATGGCGTTCGCGGCGCGCCGGAGTTGA
- a CDS encoding alginate export family protein has protein sequence MKKSMALLLVAVTVALAVPAFAELQNVVVGGEIRIRGNWYDFDNDANALALTEQRTRLSVRADFTDNVSAFIELDEYSIWGEETRSDYLTGLDSRPQGDVAVHQAYIEAKEMWGTALKARIGRQEIKLGGSMLVGANESAPFFTGLSFDALRLTYATDQFSVDAIMAKVAENSPVQEDSDVDLYGVYGSYLGIENVTLDAYWLFIRDSGSVIDGAIIDPASAGSLDTHTFGLRGAGTLGAFDFEAEAAYQLVDWEDIIDSSDAWAVNAVLGYTFDTTYTPRVFLSGAAYSGDDDNDNLSFNRLYSDIRYSKVLDTLLNNAMTNFWTVQGGVSVMPVEKVKLELSGGYFARVEDYNTDNDEIGAEINVSGLYKYSEDLAIKAGYTHFFNLGDNDVAPLETFSNSNLAITDDVNYFYAETQIKF, from the coding sequence ATGAAGAAAAGCATGGCATTACTGTTGGTTGCGGTAACGGTTGCGCTGGCGGTGCCGGCGTTCGCCGAACTGCAGAATGTGGTTGTGGGCGGCGAGATTCGCATCCGCGGCAACTGGTACGATTTCGACAACGATGCAAACGCCCTCGCGCTTACCGAGCAACGCACGCGCCTGAGCGTCCGCGCGGACTTCACCGACAACGTCAGCGCGTTCATCGAACTCGATGAATACAGCATTTGGGGCGAAGAAACCCGTTCGGATTATTTGACGGGCCTTGATTCGCGTCCCCAAGGCGACGTGGCCGTTCACCAGGCCTACATCGAGGCGAAGGAAATGTGGGGCACGGCCCTGAAGGCCCGTATCGGCCGCCAGGAAATCAAACTGGGCGGCAGCATGCTGGTCGGCGCCAATGAGTCCGCGCCCTTCTTCACCGGCCTGTCCTTCGATGCGCTGCGCCTGACCTACGCGACGGATCAGTTCAGCGTGGATGCAATCATGGCGAAGGTTGCCGAAAACAGCCCGGTCCAAGAAGACTCCGATGTTGACCTGTACGGCGTGTATGGCAGCTATCTCGGCATCGAAAACGTCACGTTGGATGCCTACTGGCTGTTCATCCGTGACTCGGGCAGCGTCATTGACGGCGCGATCATCGATCCCGCAAGTGCGGGTTCGCTCGACACCCATACGTTCGGCCTCCGCGGAGCCGGCACGCTTGGCGCCTTCGATTTCGAAGCCGAAGCGGCTTACCAGCTGGTTGATTGGGAGGACATCATTGATTCGTCCGATGCGTGGGCGGTCAACGCCGTTCTGGGTTACACCTTCGACACGACCTATACGCCCCGGGTGTTCCTGTCCGGCGCGGCCTACTCCGGCGACGATGACAACGACAATCTGTCCTTCAACCGCCTGTACTCGGATATCCGGTACAGCAAGGTGCTGGACACGCTGCTGAACAACGCCATGACCAATTTCTGGACGGTCCAGGGCGGCGTCAGCGTCATGCCGGTCGAGAAAGTCAAGCTGGAACTGAGCGGCGGCTACTTCGCGCGCGTCGAAGACTACAACACCGACAACGATGAAATCGGCGCCGAAATCAACGTCTCCGGTCTGTACAAGTACTCCGAAGACCTTGCGATCAAGGCCGGTTACACCCACTTCTTCAACCTGGGCGACAACGATGTGGCCCCGTTGGAAACGTTTTCCAATAGCAATCTCGCCATCACGGACGACGTCAACTACTTCTACGCCGAGACCCAGATCAAGTTCTAA